The Phoenix dactylifera cultivar Barhee BC4 chromosome 15, palm_55x_up_171113_PBpolish2nd_filt_p, whole genome shotgun sequence genome contains a region encoding:
- the LOC103705844 gene encoding proline-rich receptor-like protein kinase PERK9: MASFPILSPSVLPPLPPAFAPPPPSSTSRPPAGSPPPIFLPNVTSEPPTSSNAPPPATSPPPPPASSPPPPSSTSHPPAGSPPPNFLHNITSEPPTSSNAPPLATSPPPASTAPPPSPLPSPPPSLPSSPPPASPPPAASPPPPAATSPPPAASPPPPAATSPPPAASPPLPAAASPPPTAASPPPAAATPPPPIASSPPPPASSPPPTISPPPPAASPPPTSLPSSPPLTPNSPPPSSGPPPEIVPPPSPSRSQPQPPPSDSSPPSPLAKPPESSPSPPVQQSPPPSGPPNPRSDPSAPPPKGRPPSTPSPSSLPFPPPDISSSDASPSTPASPSLPAPPGSLHLHPPTMPLEKPNPSSSQGGGNSGGGGGIKASTAVPIAVVSALLILSLVVATMWFMRKRKKKIGGYNAGLVRPSPFESSEMSDASHPRSPSAPLVYHHRTGSQGAFINSPSEAGLGNSKSFFTYKELYEITNGFSTQNILGEGGFGCVYKGCLPDGREVAVKQLRVGGGQGEREFKAEVEIISRVHHRHLVSLVGYCIAENQRLLVYDYVPNNTLHYNLHEEGNPVMDWSTRVKVAAGAARGIAYLHEDCHPRIIHRDIKSSNILLDNSFEAQVSDFGLARLAMDACTHVTTRVMGTFGYLAPEYASTGKLTEKSDVYSFGVVLLELITGRKPVDSSQPLGDESLVEWARPLLSHALETGDFEELPDPRLEKNYNQSEMFRMIEAAAACVRHSAAMRPRMSKVVRALDSLADIDLNNGVKPGQSELFNAPQSAEIRLFQRMAFGSQDYSTDFGQTSSGQASWKSRSEL, from the exons ATGGCCTCCTTTCCTATACTCTCTCCATCAGTGCTCCCACCATTGCCGCCTGCCTTCGCTCCACCACCGCCTTCTTCCACTTCTCGTCCTCCTGCTGGTTCTCCACCACCGATTTTTCTACCCAATGTCACCTCTGAACCACCGACATCATCAAATGCACCACCTCCGGCGACTTCCCCTCCCCCTCCGCCTGCCTCTTCTCCACCACCGCCTTCTTCCACTTCTCATCCTCCTGCTGGTTCTCCACCACCGAATTTTCTACACAATATCACCTCTGAACCACCGACATCATCGAATGCACCACCTCTGGCGACTTCCCCTCCCCCTGCTTCCACTGCCCCTCCACCTTCCCCTCTTCCTTCGCCGCCGCCATCTCTTCCATCTTCCCCACCGCCAGCTTCCCCTCCACCTGCAGCCTCACCACCCCCGCCTGCTGCCACTTCCCCTCCACCTGCAGCCTCACCACCCCCACCTGCTGCCACTTCCCCTCCACCTGCAGCCTCACCACCCCTACCTGCTGCCGCTTCCCCTCCACCTACTGCTGCTTCCCCTCCACCTGCTGCCGCTACTCCGCCGCCACCGATAGCATcgtctcctccacctcctgctTCTTCCCCACCTCCGACAATATCTCCTCCGCCACCTGCAGCTTCCCCTCCACCAACTTCCTTACCTTCATCTCCTCCACTAACTCCTAATTCACCTCCACCATCTTCCGGCCCTCCACCTGAAATTGTCCCGCCACCATCGCCTTCCAGGTCTCAACCACAACCGCCGCCATCGGATTCATCTCCACCATCCCCATTGGCTAAACCACCCGAGAGTTCACCTTCACCACCAGTTCAACAGTCACCTCCTCCTTCTGGACCCCCAAACCCACGTTCTGATCCATCAGCACCACCACCTAAAGGCCGACCACCTTCtactccttctccctcttctctccctTTTCCTCCTCCAGACATTTCTTCTAGTGATGCAAGCCCATCTACCCCGGCTTCACCCTCTCTTCCCGCTCCTCCTGGTAGTTTACACTTACACCCTCCTACTATGCCATTAGAGAAACCCAATCCGAGTTCATCACAAGGGGGTGGCAActctggaggaggtggtgggatTAAAGCTAGTACTGCAGTACCTATTGCTGTGGTATCCGCTCTTCTGATACTTAGTTTAGTAGTAGCTACTATGTGGTTCATGAGGAAACGTAAAAAGAAGATCGGTGGATATAACGCAGGGCTTGTCCGGCCTTCGCCATTTGAATCTTCAGAAATGTCAG ATGCGTCCCATCCAAGATCCCCATCAGCTCCTCTAGTATATCACCATCGTACTGGAAGTCAAGGAGCATTCATAAATTCACCATCTGAAGCAGGGTTGGGCAATTCAAAATCATTTTTCACATATAAAGAACTGTATGAGATAACCAATGGCTTCTCGACCCAGAATATTTTAGGTGAAGGTGGATTTGGTTGTGTTTACAAAGGATGCTTACCAGATGGAAGAGAAGTGGCTGTGAAACAACTCAGAGTTGGTGGTGGACAGGGCGAGCGCGAGTTCAAAGCTGAAGTTGAGATTATCAGTCGTGTGCACCACCGCCATTTGGTTTCACTTGTAGGGTACTGCATAGCAGAGAACCAAAGATTGCTTGTCTATGATTATGTGCCTAATAATACACTTCATTATAATCTTCATG AGGAAGGAAACCCGGTTATGGATTGGTCGACCAGGGTTAAGGTTGCAGCTGGTGCAGCTCGTGGAATAGCATACCTGCATGAGGATT GTCATCCCCGGATAATTCATAGAGATATAAAGTCCTCGAACATTCTATTGGATAATAGCTTTGAAGCTCAG GTTTCTGACTTTGGGCTCGCAAGGTTAGCTATGGATGCTTGTACACATGTTACTACTCGTGTGATGGGAACATTTGG GTATTTGGCTCCAGAGTATGCATCGACTGGCAAGTTGACTGAGAAATCTGATGTTTATTCTTTTGGGGTTGTGCTCCTTGAGCTTATTACCGGACGAAAACCTGTTGACTCATCACAGCCTTTGGGTGATGAGAGCCTTGTTGAGTGG GCACGACCGTTGCTGAGCCATGCACTCGAAACTGGAGATTTTGAAGAATTACCTGATCCTAGGCTTGAAAAGAACTATAACCAAAGCGAGATGTTTCGTATGATTGAAGCAGCTGCAGCATGTGTCCGCCACTCAGCAGCAATGAGGCCTCGAATGAGCAAG GTTGTGAGAGCCCTTGATAGCTTAGCTGACATCGACCTTAACAATGGTGTTAAACCGGGTCAAAGTGAACTCTTCAATGCACCACAATCAGCTGAAATCAGACTATTTCAGAGGATGGCATTTGGTAGCCAGGATTACAGCACTGACTTCGGCCAAACTAGTTCCGGCCAAGCTAGTTGGAAGAGTCGATCAGAGTTGTAA
- the LOC103705843 gene encoding 39S ribosomal protein L41-B, mitochondrial-like, translating to MPLGLITGLGRAMRRKRTSSLNILSSKRGPRDYYKGKNCKPTGFHTRKGGYVVMDEKLPRYVVPDLTDFKLRPYVSQCSRDASATSNSADSAGSAKTAE from the exons ATGCCATTGGGATTGATTACGGGGTTAGGGAGGGCAATGCGGAGGAAACGAACTTCATCACTAAATATATTATCTTCAAAAAGAGGGCCTCGAGACTATTACAAGGGAAAGAACTGCAAGCCCACTGGTTTCCACACTCGTAAAG GTGGGTACGTTGTGATGGATGAAAAGTTGCCTCGTTATGTGGTACCAGATTTGACTGACTTTAAG CTGAGGCCTTATGTATCGCAGTGCTCGCGGGATGCATCTGCAACTTCCAACTCAGCAGACTCGGCAGGGTCTGCTAAGACAGCCGAGTAA